DNA from Anaerohalosphaeraceae bacterium:
GAGCCGACTTTACCGATGCCGAGAATAAAATCGGTCTGGACGGCTGAGCCCAGGTGCGAGGACTCTTCAATATCTTCGGCGGCGATATCAAGCACTTCCTGGACGCGGTCCACAATCAGGCCGGCGTTGAAAGTTTTGCCGTTCTGGTTGATTTCCGCCACAATGATGCAGGTCTGGTCGGTGACTTCGGCGGCTTCCATCCCGAACCGCAGACGCAGGTCAATGACCGGAATGACCTGTCCGCGCAGGTTGATGACGCCTTTGACGAATTCGGGTGTGCGGGGAACGGCGGTGATGTTCATATACCCGATGATTTCCCGAACTTTCAGAATTTCCAGCCCGTACTCTTCTTTCCCCAGAGCAAAGGTCAGGTACTTGCCCTCCTGGGCACTGTTTTTTCTTGCGGTTGTTTCCTGTACGGCCGTTGTCATAGTTTGACTCCTAACTGGCTGTAGTTATCGGTCTATGGTTTTTACACACAGTTTTTAGACCTTTGGCATTCAATTCGGATAAAGAAAGCGGGGGCTTAATCGTGAGTTGTGCAAAAAGAACAAATCCGGATGCGGATGGG
Protein-coding regions in this window:
- a CDS encoding chemotaxis protein CheW, with the translated sequence MTTAVQETTARKNSAQEGKYLTFALGKEEYGLEILKVREIIGYMNITAVPRTPEFVKGVINLRGQVIPVIDLRLRFGMEAAEVTDQTCIIVAEINQNGKTFNAGLIVDRVQEVLDIAAEDIEESSHLGSAVQTDFILGIGKVGSSIKILLDIDQVLGGVHLNEAAAAAAAD